One window of Roseisolibacter agri genomic DNA carries:
- a CDS encoding CRTAC1 family protein codes for MHQSPQRRPTSVAVLARRLALAVALGTGCVAGESQPAAAPATPPARDGTARMADTLAAIAARGMADPLGNPFLNRERAAALRARALWQGGADALNLRHRMADELLRAGETREAITELESLMRDAGDTGDDVTPRRKPVRDLLAIAYLRLGEQENCRANPAANVCILPLAGGARHVQQEGARGAIARYAQLLRHFPDDLGSRWLLNVAWMAVGGYPDSVPPRFRIPGLAPRANDPFPRYRNVANDVGLGLTGVAGGLSIADFDGDGLLDVFATSWEPGGAVRLLMADGKGGYVDRSAQSGLKGITGGLNTVHADYDNDGDVDVLVLRGAWLGEAGLFPNSLLRNRGDGTFEDVTFATGLASYHPTQSAAWADYDLDGHLDLFVGNERNSATGPSHRSELFHNDGNGTFTEVALASGIDLDAFVKGVTWGDVDNDGKPDLYVSVFQGENRLYMNCGRAADGRWRFEERAAAAGVTRPVASFPTWFWDFDDDGWDDLLVLSYDLNAPLHETVAAEYLGLPLQTVRDGQTIANEPSRLYRNRGDGTFEDATERVGLARRAIFAMGSNFGDLDDDGWLDVHVGTGNPDLRSIVPNRMFRNVGGRRLEEVTLPGGFGHLQKGHATAFADLDRDGDEDVYMVVGGAYQGDRATSVLYENPGRPGHHWLALELEGRTANRSAIGARVEVDVTQAGGATRTLHRTVGTGGSFGSGPLQVHVGLGRATAVRAVRVQWPDSARTRTSYAGLAMDRVYRVVQGAAPVLLERPRVPFRTSSPTDAHAHH; via the coding sequence ATGCACCAGTCGCCGCAGCGTCGCCCGACCTCCGTCGCCGTCCTCGCGCGCCGGCTCGCGCTGGCCGTCGCCCTGGGCACGGGCTGCGTCGCCGGCGAGAGCCAGCCCGCGGCGGCGCCGGCGACGCCGCCCGCGCGCGACGGGACGGCCCGCATGGCCGATACGCTCGCCGCCATCGCCGCGCGCGGCATGGCCGACCCGCTCGGCAACCCGTTCCTGAATCGCGAGCGGGCCGCCGCGCTGCGGGCGCGCGCGCTCTGGCAGGGCGGCGCCGACGCGCTCAACCTGCGGCACCGGATGGCCGACGAGCTGCTGCGCGCCGGCGAGACGCGCGAGGCGATCACCGAGCTGGAGTCGCTGATGCGCGACGCGGGCGACACGGGCGACGACGTCACGCCGCGCCGGAAGCCCGTCCGCGACCTGCTCGCGATCGCGTACCTGCGCCTGGGCGAGCAGGAGAACTGCCGCGCCAACCCCGCGGCGAACGTCTGCATCCTGCCGCTGGCCGGCGGCGCGCGGCACGTGCAGCAGGAGGGCGCGCGCGGCGCGATCGCGCGCTACGCGCAGCTGCTGCGGCACTTCCCCGACGACCTGGGCTCGCGCTGGCTGCTGAACGTCGCGTGGATGGCCGTCGGCGGCTACCCGGACAGCGTGCCGCCGCGCTTCCGCATCCCCGGCCTCGCGCCGCGCGCGAACGATCCGTTCCCGCGCTACCGCAACGTCGCCAACGACGTCGGGCTCGGGCTCACCGGCGTCGCGGGTGGGCTCAGCATCGCGGACTTCGACGGCGACGGGCTGCTCGACGTGTTCGCGACGTCGTGGGAGCCGGGCGGCGCGGTGCGGCTGCTGATGGCCGACGGGAAGGGCGGCTACGTGGACCGCAGCGCGCAGTCGGGGCTCAAGGGGATCACGGGCGGCCTGAACACCGTGCACGCGGACTACGACAACGACGGCGACGTCGACGTCCTCGTGCTGCGCGGCGCCTGGCTCGGCGAGGCGGGGCTGTTTCCCAACTCGCTGCTGCGCAACCGCGGCGACGGGACGTTCGAGGACGTCACCTTCGCGACGGGGCTCGCGTCCTATCATCCGACGCAGTCGGCCGCGTGGGCGGACTACGATCTCGACGGGCACCTCGACCTCTTCGTCGGCAACGAGCGCAACTCCGCCACCGGTCCGTCGCACCGCTCGGAGCTGTTCCACAACGATGGGAACGGCACCTTCACCGAGGTCGCGCTCGCGTCGGGCATCGACCTCGACGCGTTCGTGAAGGGCGTGACGTGGGGCGACGTCGACAACGATGGAAAGCCCGACCTGTACGTCTCCGTGTTCCAGGGCGAGAACCGCCTCTACATGAACTGCGGCCGCGCGGCGGACGGACGCTGGCGCTTCGAGGAGCGCGCCGCGGCGGCCGGCGTCACGCGGCCGGTCGCGTCGTTCCCGACGTGGTTCTGGGACTTCGACGACGACGGGTGGGACGACCTGCTCGTGCTGAGCTACGACCTCAACGCGCCGCTCCACGAGACCGTCGCGGCGGAATACCTCGGCCTCCCGCTGCAGACCGTGCGCGACGGGCAGACGATCGCGAACGAGCCGTCGCGCCTCTACCGCAACCGCGGCGACGGCACCTTCGAGGACGCGACGGAGCGCGTGGGGCTCGCGCGCCGCGCGATCTTCGCGATGGGGAGCAACTTCGGGGACCTCGACGACGACGGCTGGCTCGACGTGCACGTCGGCACCGGCAATCCGGACCTGCGCTCGATCGTGCCGAACCGCATGTTCCGCAACGTCGGCGGCCGGCGGCTGGAGGAGGTCACGCTCCCGGGCGGCTTCGGCCACCTGCAGAAGGGGCACGCGACCGCGTTCGCGGACCTCGATCGCGACGGCGACGAGGACGTGTACATGGTCGTCGGCGGCGCGTACCAGGGCGACCGCGCGACGAGCGTGCTGTACGAGAACCCAGGCCGCCCCGGGCACCACTGGCTCGCGCTCGAGCTGGAAGGGCGCACCGCCAACCGCTCGGCCATCGGCGCGCGCGTCGAGGTCGACGTGACGCAGGCCGGCGGCGCGACGCGCACGCTGCACCGCACCGTGGGCACGGGCGGGTCGTTCGGCTCCGGCCCGCTGCAGGTGCACGTGGGCCTCGGGCGCGCGACCGCGGTGCGCGCGGTACGCGTGCAGTGGCCGGACTCCGCGCGCACGCGCACGTCGTACGCGGGGCTCGCGATGGACCGCGTGTACCGCGTCGTGCAGGGCGCGGCACCGGTGCTGCTGGAGCGGCCGCGGGTGCCGTTCCGCACGAGCTCACCCACCGACGCGCACGCGCATCACTGA
- a CDS encoding DUF922 domain-containing protein: MRRVLYARLAVVALLAGCASGGRSESTRVVMPPIERVPPGVQLSTRVNEYRVTAATIGALREEMHRLGPIADGVRYPGATHWDVRWTYEYEPRTAGCALRTVQARVETRVSLPRWEPATTPDSAVTGWWEGFHARLVAHEHGHVRLAVESAGAIVDALRPLTAGTCAALGERANAAGQSLLTDARRRQAAYDRDTRHGALPGG; the protein is encoded by the coding sequence ATGAGGCGCGTCCTCTACGCGCGGCTGGCGGTCGTCGCGCTGCTCGCCGGCTGCGCGAGCGGCGGCCGGAGCGAGAGCACGCGAGTGGTGATGCCGCCCATCGAGCGCGTGCCGCCGGGCGTGCAGCTGTCGACGCGCGTCAACGAGTACCGCGTCACCGCCGCCACGATCGGCGCGCTGCGCGAGGAGATGCATCGCCTCGGCCCGATCGCCGACGGGGTGCGGTATCCCGGCGCGACGCACTGGGACGTGCGCTGGACCTACGAGTACGAGCCGCGGACCGCCGGCTGCGCGCTGCGCACGGTGCAGGCGCGGGTCGAGACGCGCGTGTCGCTGCCGCGCTGGGAGCCGGCCACGACGCCCGACTCCGCGGTCACGGGCTGGTGGGAGGGATTCCACGCGCGGCTCGTCGCGCACGAGCACGGGCACGTGCGCCTGGCGGTGGAGTCGGCGGGTGCGATCGTCGACGCGCTCCGCCCGCTCACCGCCGGGACGTGCGCCGCCCTCGGCGAGCGCGCGAACGCGGCGGGCCAGAGCCTGCTGACCGACGCGCGCCGGCGGCAGGCCGCGTACGACCGCGACACGCGGCACGGGGCGCTCCCCGGAGGCTGA
- a CDS encoding PepSY-associated TM helix domain-containing protein: MARSVAAWRRWHRWIGFPAAIFLLWVAATGFLVAGTEFFGEEEALRERTRDLVSPVTVQSPASAWADPLARAVAAVGARSAGAPIDRVELQFKGDQPTVTLYTGRPTGGEDRKFVVDARTGSIVSETAYADKPLLYRLHSGEAFGDGGLVMAMGWALALLALTVSGLVIWWRIRRHDATGLRRVFW; encoded by the coding sequence ATGGCGCGCAGCGTGGCCGCGTGGCGGCGGTGGCACCGATGGATCGGCTTCCCGGCCGCGATCTTCCTGCTCTGGGTCGCCGCGACCGGCTTCCTCGTGGCGGGCACGGAGTTCTTCGGCGAGGAGGAGGCGCTCCGCGAGCGCACGCGCGACCTCGTGAGCCCCGTGACCGTGCAGTCGCCCGCGAGCGCCTGGGCCGACCCGCTGGCGCGCGCCGTCGCCGCCGTGGGTGCGCGCAGCGCGGGCGCGCCCATCGACCGCGTCGAGCTGCAGTTCAAGGGCGACCAGCCGACCGTGACGCTCTACACCGGGCGCCCCACGGGCGGCGAGGACCGGAAGTTCGTCGTCGACGCGCGCACCGGGAGCATCGTCTCGGAGACCGCGTACGCCGACAAGCCGCTGCTCTACCGCCTGCACAGCGGGGAGGCGTTCGGCGACGGCGGGCTGGTGATGGCGATGGGGTGGGCGCTCGCGCTGCTGGCGCTGACGGTGAGCGGCCTGGTGATCTGGTGGCGCATCCGCCGCCACGACGCGACGGGGCTGCGGCGCGTGTTCTGGTAG
- a CDS encoding tetratricopeptide repeat protein, translating into MTVAPEMPDLDATLERIARRRRAVGRRLTLLTFVPALFFVALALWASAQATQAMASARAATLQRARAESSLVALRAANARLGATRDSLAQLRASLEAARAAINLFHAAQYDAAVRAYDEALRTDPSNAYLLNLKGYAQFRAGRLDEAAATIRRGLSADSTYGYGYFDLARVACAQGRMEPALAAAREALRRRPDLRSAMLSTDREFTRLCAPILGRLSAPAARAPVAPARR; encoded by the coding sequence ATGACCGTCGCGCCGGAGATGCCAGACCTCGACGCCACGCTCGAGCGCATCGCGCGGCGGCGGCGCGCGGTGGGCCGCCGCCTGACGCTGCTGACCTTCGTGCCGGCGCTCTTCTTCGTGGCGCTCGCGCTGTGGGCGTCCGCGCAGGCCACGCAGGCGATGGCGAGCGCGCGCGCCGCGACGCTGCAGCGCGCCCGGGCCGAATCGAGCCTGGTCGCCCTGCGGGCAGCGAACGCGCGCCTCGGGGCGACGCGCGACAGCCTGGCGCAGCTGCGTGCGTCGCTGGAGGCCGCGCGCGCCGCGATCAACCTGTTCCACGCCGCGCAGTACGACGCCGCCGTGCGGGCGTACGACGAGGCGCTGCGGACCGACCCGTCGAACGCGTACCTGCTCAACCTCAAGGGCTACGCGCAGTTCAGGGCGGGGCGCCTGGACGAGGCGGCGGCGACGATCCGTCGCGGGCTGTCGGCCGACTCGACTTACGGCTACGGATACTTCGACCTCGCACGCGTCGCGTGTGCGCAGGGGCGCATGGAGCCGGCGCTGGCGGCCGCGCGCGAGGCGCTGCGGCGGCGCCCCGACCTGCGCTCGGCGATGCTCTCCACCGACCGAGAGTTCACGCGGCTGTGCGCGCCCATCCTCGGGCGCCTCAGCGCACCGGCGGCTCGGGCTCCAGTTGCCCCCGCTCGCAGGTGA
- a CDS encoding cyanophycinase: MTHRRLLTPALLSTAIAACAGRTTAGGADAPAPSSAPRVGPASGSVVVVGGGQQGPEVLGRFIELAGGPDALIAVVPTAGGDSIDPNADGSRAFRAAGARNVVVYHTTSKAVADADSFAAKIADARGVWFGGGRHFRLVNSYMGTKSQRAFEAVLARGGVVGGSSAGATILGDYMVRGAPSNDNRIMNHPQYLKGFAYLRGVAIDQHVVARERLPDLHDSLIVRRPDLLAISEDEGTAWVVQGDQAEIIGRNKAFVYNGRDANDAGKPFLTLRPGDRYDLARRRVVSRAIDGSPLTQRFVDDIFAAYRDPARGGATVLVAQDGKVLVDAAYGIPVQRRFTPETGSPSVPLRGLGAVLDAALTPEADGRVTGVSVRRVLGIGGMQRVTYDSASRSWSGNVDDLYRFELGRTNLRPGARDTATVVRGFALDTVNGMRRHAAYGTPDGRRAAWVRWPDRRATVIVLTSDDAFDARGAAQRIADRLFATSP, from the coding sequence ATGACGCACCGCCGCCTGCTCACGCCCGCGCTCCTCTCCACCGCGATCGCCGCCTGCGCCGGCCGCACGACGGCTGGCGGCGCCGACGCGCCCGCACCGTCCAGCGCCCCGCGCGTGGGCCCCGCCAGCGGCTCGGTGGTCGTCGTCGGCGGCGGCCAGCAGGGCCCCGAGGTCCTCGGCCGCTTCATCGAGCTGGCGGGCGGGCCCGACGCGCTGATCGCCGTGGTGCCGACCGCGGGCGGCGACTCGATCGACCCCAACGCCGACGGCTCGCGCGCCTTCCGCGCCGCCGGCGCGCGCAACGTCGTCGTCTACCACACCACCAGCAAGGCGGTCGCCGACGCCGACAGCTTCGCCGCCAAGATCGCCGACGCGCGCGGCGTCTGGTTCGGCGGCGGACGGCACTTCCGCCTCGTCAACAGCTACATGGGGACGAAGTCGCAGCGCGCGTTCGAGGCGGTGCTCGCGCGCGGCGGCGTGGTGGGCGGCTCGTCGGCCGGCGCGACGATCCTCGGCGACTACATGGTCCGCGGCGCGCCGTCGAACGACAACCGCATCATGAACCACCCGCAGTACCTGAAGGGCTTCGCGTACCTGCGCGGCGTCGCCATCGACCAGCACGTCGTCGCGCGCGAGCGGCTCCCCGACCTCCACGACTCGCTCATCGTGCGGCGCCCCGACCTGCTCGCGATCTCCGAGGACGAGGGCACCGCGTGGGTCGTGCAGGGCGACCAGGCGGAGATCATCGGCCGCAACAAGGCGTTCGTCTACAACGGCCGCGACGCCAACGACGCGGGGAAGCCCTTCCTCACGCTGCGCCCGGGCGACCGCTACGACCTCGCGCGCCGCCGCGTCGTCTCGCGCGCCATCGACGGCTCGCCGCTCACGCAGCGCTTCGTCGACGACATCTTCGCCGCGTACCGCGACCCCGCGCGCGGCGGTGCCACGGTGCTCGTCGCGCAGGACGGCAAGGTGCTCGTCGACGCCGCGTACGGCATTCCCGTGCAGCGCCGCTTCACGCCCGAGACGGGATCGCCCAGCGTGCCGCTGCGCGGGCTGGGCGCGGTGCTCGACGCGGCGCTGACGCCCGAGGCGGACGGCCGCGTCACCGGCGTGTCGGTGCGCCGCGTGCTCGGCATCGGCGGCATGCAGCGCGTGACGTACGACAGCGCGTCGCGCAGCTGGAGCGGCAACGTCGACGACCTCTATCGCTTCGAGCTGGGACGCACCAACCTGCGCCCAGGGGCGCGCGACACCGCGACCGTCGTGCGGGGCTTCGCGCTCGACACGGTCAACGGGATGCGGCGCCACGCGGCGTACGGCACGCCCGACGGCCGCCGCGCCGCGTGGGTGCGCTGGCCCGACCGCCGCGCGACCGTCATCGTCCTCACCAGCGACGACGCGTTCGACGCGCGCGGCGCCGCGCAGCGCATCGCCGACCGGCTGTTCGCGACGAGCCCCTGA
- a CDS encoding WD40/YVTN/BNR-like repeat-containing protein produces the protein MSPTRPLSVLALSALVVLPSDPPPRRAAPKAAAPAAVTLDSTLLAGYKWRNVGPDRGGRSIAATGVKGRRDEAYFGATGGGLWKTTDGGETWAPVTDGQITSASVGAVAVSESNPDVVYIGTGETCIRGNIMPGDGVYRSTDAGKTWTHVGFRQSHGISKIRIHPTNPNVVFVASFGKYSAPSEERGVFRSTDGGKTWKRVLYRDANTGAIDLVIDRNDPNVLYASLWEAYRKEYQMSSGGPGSGLFKSTDGGETWTEITRAKGMPAGVVGRIGVAVSGADSKRVWALVENENGGLFRSDDAGASWTLVNAQRDIRQRAFYYTHVHADPKDRERVYLQNVSMFTSRDGGKTITQVRGETHGDYHDLWIDPDDPKHLVVANDGGGAVSTTTGAKWTAQDFPTEQFYHAITTTHTPYHVCGSQQDNSTLCTPFDWNAAAFRQRMAQPARRAGTNAANDTTPPPGDITAGGMAVSYVAGGGEPGYIAPDPRDPDVFYSGTNNGAYVDKFNRRLNTSREVNPYPWFYSGEPAKEIRERWQWTFPILFSKADPKLLFVSSQRLWATRDGGKTWLRLSGDLTRHAPETLERSGGPITGDMNGPEVYATIFSVGPGKRNANVIWTGSDDGLVHVTRDFGRSWTNVTPREMPEFGRVSQIDASAFDDGRAYVSVRRPLLDDFAPYIFRTTDFGKTWTKIVTGIRGDAYVHAVREDPTRRGLLYAATQHGVYVSYDDGAQWQDLTLNMPDVPVADLIVEGNELVIGTHGRGFWVLDDLAPLRQASPAILAKDAHLFAPPAVVRSGPGVVFSWYAKTAPKTSRLDVLDSAGNVLRTFEPDTARADSGAANRPTGRRRGGVTYLPAGAGLQRLAFDGRAQGIESFPGMILWGAGTAGPALPPGRYTVRLTLDGKTLTTPLAVKRNPWLTDVTDADLHAQYQFGRRVRDKATEANMAVIQIRRVKAQLDDRYKRAASDSALKTAGERLRTNASAIEERVYQVRNQSGQDPLNFPIKVNNRLANLLSMAERGDGRPTNNMPEIFGILTAELKTYTDQLAQLWRTDLVAVNRELARAKLPPLDPGCAVATGCAAALQ, from the coding sequence ATGTCGCCAACGCGTCCGCTGTCCGTCCTCGCGCTCTCCGCGCTCGTCGTGCTGCCGTCCGACCCGCCGCCACGTCGCGCGGCGCCGAAGGCGGCCGCGCCGGCGGCCGTCACGCTCGACTCCACGCTCCTCGCCGGCTACAAGTGGCGGAACGTCGGCCCCGACCGCGGCGGACGCTCGATCGCCGCCACCGGCGTGAAGGGGCGGCGCGACGAGGCCTACTTCGGCGCCACCGGCGGCGGGCTGTGGAAGACGACCGACGGCGGCGAGACCTGGGCGCCCGTCACCGACGGCCAGATCACCAGCGCGTCCGTCGGCGCGGTGGCGGTGAGCGAGTCGAACCCCGACGTCGTCTACATCGGCACCGGCGAGACGTGCATCCGCGGCAACATCATGCCCGGCGACGGCGTCTATCGCAGCACCGACGCGGGGAAGACGTGGACGCACGTCGGCTTCCGCCAGTCGCACGGCATCTCGAAGATCCGCATCCACCCCACCAACCCGAACGTCGTCTTCGTCGCGTCGTTCGGGAAGTACAGCGCGCCCAGCGAGGAGCGCGGGGTGTTCAGGAGCACCGACGGCGGGAAGACGTGGAAGCGCGTCCTCTACCGCGACGCCAACACCGGCGCGATCGACCTCGTCATCGACCGCAATGACCCGAACGTGCTCTACGCGTCGCTGTGGGAGGCGTACCGCAAGGAGTACCAGATGTCGAGCGGCGGCCCGGGCTCGGGGCTCTTCAAGAGCACCGACGGCGGCGAGACGTGGACCGAGATCACGCGCGCGAAGGGGATGCCCGCGGGCGTCGTCGGGCGCATCGGCGTGGCGGTGAGCGGCGCCGACTCCAAGCGCGTGTGGGCGCTGGTCGAGAACGAGAACGGAGGCCTCTTCCGCAGCGACGACGCGGGCGCCAGCTGGACGCTCGTGAACGCGCAGCGCGACATCCGGCAGCGCGCGTTCTACTACACGCACGTGCACGCCGACCCGAAGGACCGCGAGCGGGTCTACCTGCAGAACGTGTCGATGTTCACGTCGAGGGACGGCGGCAAGACGATCACGCAGGTGCGCGGCGAGACGCACGGCGACTACCACGACCTGTGGATCGACCCGGACGACCCGAAGCACCTCGTGGTCGCGAACGACGGCGGCGGCGCCGTGTCGACGACCACCGGCGCGAAGTGGACCGCGCAGGACTTCCCGACGGAGCAGTTCTACCACGCGATCACGACCACCCACACGCCGTACCACGTCTGCGGCAGCCAGCAGGACAACAGCACGCTCTGCACGCCGTTCGACTGGAACGCCGCCGCCTTCCGGCAGCGGATGGCGCAGCCCGCACGCCGCGCCGGCACCAACGCCGCCAACGACACCACGCCGCCGCCGGGCGACATCACCGCGGGCGGGATGGCGGTGTCGTACGTCGCGGGCGGCGGGGAGCCGGGCTACATCGCGCCCGATCCGCGCGACCCCGACGTCTTCTACTCCGGCACCAACAACGGCGCCTACGTCGACAAGTTCAACCGCCGCCTGAACACGTCGCGCGAGGTGAACCCGTATCCGTGGTTCTACTCGGGCGAGCCGGCGAAGGAGATCCGCGAGCGCTGGCAGTGGACGTTCCCGATCCTGTTCAGCAAGGCCGATCCGAAGCTGCTGTTCGTCTCCTCGCAGCGGCTGTGGGCGACGCGCGACGGCGGGAAGACCTGGCTGCGCCTCTCGGGCGACCTGACGCGCCACGCGCCCGAGACGCTCGAGCGGTCGGGCGGCCCGATCACCGGCGACATGAACGGCCCCGAGGTCTACGCGACGATCTTCTCGGTCGGCCCGGGCAAGCGCAATGCGAACGTCATCTGGACCGGCAGCGACGATGGCCTCGTGCACGTGACGCGCGATTTTGGCAGGTCCTGGACGAATGTGACGCCACGAGAGATGCCCGAGTTCGGGCGCGTGTCGCAGATCGACGCGTCGGCGTTCGACGACGGGCGCGCCTACGTGTCGGTGCGCCGCCCGCTGCTCGACGACTTCGCCCCGTACATCTTCCGCACGACGGACTTCGGGAAGACGTGGACGAAGATCGTGACCGGCATCCGTGGGGACGCGTACGTGCACGCGGTGCGCGAGGACCCCACGCGGCGCGGACTGCTCTACGCGGCGACGCAGCACGGCGTCTACGTCAGCTACGACGACGGCGCGCAGTGGCAGGACCTCACGCTCAACATGCCCGACGTCCCGGTCGCGGACCTCATCGTCGAGGGGAACGAGCTGGTGATCGGCACGCACGGCCGCGGCTTCTGGGTGCTCGACGACCTCGCGCCCCTGCGCCAGGCGTCGCCCGCGATCCTGGCGAAGGACGCGCACCTGTTCGCGCCGCCGGCGGTGGTGCGCTCGGGCCCGGGCGTCGTGTTCAGCTGGTACGCGAAGACGGCCCCGAAGACGTCGCGGCTCGACGTCCTCGACTCGGCCGGCAACGTGCTGCGGACGTTCGAGCCGGACACCGCGAGGGCCGACAGCGGTGCGGCGAACCGTCCCACGGGCCGGCGCCGCGGCGGCGTCACGTACCTGCCCGCGGGCGCGGGGCTGCAGCGCCTCGCGTTCGACGGGCGCGCGCAGGGGATCGAGAGCTTCCCGGGGATGATCCTCTGGGGCGCGGGCACGGCGGGGCCGGCGCTGCCGCCGGGCCGCTACACGGTGCGCCTGACGCTGGACGGGAAGACGCTCACCACGCCGCTGGCGGTGAAGCGGAATCCGTGGCTCACCGACGTCACCGACGCCGACCTCCACGCGCAGTACCAGTTCGGGCGCCGCGTCCGAGACAAGGCGACGGAGGCGAACATGGCGGTGATCCAGATCCGCCGCGTGAAGGCGCAGCTGGACGACCGGTACAAGCGCGCGGCGAGCGACAGCGCGCTGAAGACGGCGGGCGAGCGGCTGCGCACGAACGCGAGCGCGATCGAGGAGAGGGTCTACCAGGTGCGCAACCAGAGCGGGCAGGATCCGCTCAACTTCCCCATCAAGGTCAACAACCGCCTCGCGAACCTGCTGTCGATGGCGGAGCGCGGCGACGGGCGCCCGACGAACAACATGCCCGAGATCTTCGGGATCCTGACCGCGGAGCTGAAGACCTACACCGATCAGCTGGCGCAGCTGTGGCGCACGGACCTCGTGGCGGTGAACCGCGAGCTGGCGCGCGCGAAGCTGCCGCCGCTCGATCCGGGGTGCGCGGTGGCGACGGGGTGCGCGGCGGCCCTGCAGTAG
- a CDS encoding dihydrofolate reductase family protein, which translates to MSRLRFPISVSLDGYVAGPHQSLEQPLGVGGEALHAWVFPLRAWREPHGKAGGEVNASSAVLEESMANVGATIMGRKMFGGGPGPWNEETPWNGWWGATPPFHHPVFVLTHHARAPLVTEGGTTFHFVTGGIEDALARARDAAGGKDVSLAGGAQAAQQYLAAGLVDEMVLNLVPILLGGGERLFDGVGTDLHGLTLVRTVATPQVTHLKFARG; encoded by the coding sequence ATGTCCAGGCTGCGCTTCCCCATCTCGGTCTCGCTCGACGGCTACGTCGCCGGGCCGCACCAGAGCCTCGAGCAGCCGCTGGGCGTCGGCGGGGAGGCGCTGCACGCGTGGGTCTTCCCCCTCAGGGCCTGGCGCGAGCCGCACGGGAAGGCGGGCGGCGAGGTGAACGCCAGCAGCGCGGTGCTCGAGGAGTCGATGGCGAACGTCGGCGCGACGATCATGGGGCGGAAGATGTTCGGCGGCGGGCCGGGGCCGTGGAACGAGGAGACGCCCTGGAACGGCTGGTGGGGCGCGACGCCGCCCTTCCACCACCCGGTGTTTGTGCTCACGCACCACGCCCGCGCGCCGCTCGTGACGGAGGGCGGCACGACCTTCCACTTCGTCACCGGCGGCATCGAGGACGCGCTGGCGCGGGCGCGCGACGCCGCGGGCGGGAAGGACGTGTCGCTCGCCGGCGGCGCGCAGGCGGCGCAGCAGTACCTCGCGGCGGGCCTCGTCGACGAGATGGTGCTCAACCTCGTCCCGATCCTCCTGGGCGGCGGCGAGCGGCTGTTCGACGGCGTGGGGACGGACCTGCACGGGCTGACGCTCGTGCGCACGGTCGCCACGCCGCAGGTGACGCACCTGAAGTTCGCGCGGGGATGA